A genomic window from Silene latifolia isolate original U9 population chromosome 11, ASM4854445v1, whole genome shotgun sequence includes:
- the LOC141611085 gene encoding cytochrome P450 734A1: MDYEEGTRMVMKGIMVNVAMIIAIIVVTKLVIQLWWKPRKIAKHFSKQGIKGPPYNLFIGNMKELVEMMLKASSQPMAFSHNILPRVLPFYHNWKKIYGGMYLIWFGTTPRLTISDPELIREIFSTNAHSYEKYESHPLVRKLEGNGLVSLNGDDWAHRRKIISPFFHLENLKLMIPIMGKSVAHMLDKWSLMSNSGKVELDVSEWFQNLTEKVITRTIFGSSYDIGKKIYQLQAKQIVFAAESFQKVFVPGYRFLPTKRNRTTWKLDREIEASLRSLINDRKEKSKLVNNEEYDRDLLEVLIQASMDYEENKSSTKITENDIVEECKSFFFAGKHTTSNLLTWTTILLAMHPQWQQLAREEVLRVCGARDIPTKDDVSNLKTLTMIVYEVLRLYTPVVATIRRTKNDVNLGGLDIKQGTELLIPIIGVHHDPELWGSDVLEFNPTRFSQGAFRAATHPTAFMPFGVGGRQCVGQNLALLQAKLAIAMILQRFTFDLSPSYKHAPTILMLLYPQHGAPVIFRSL; this comes from the exons ATGGATTATGAAGAGGGTACAAGAATGGTGATGAAGGGTATAATGGTAAATGTGGCTATGATAATAGCCATAATAGTTGTAACAAAGCTTGTTATACAACTATGGTGGAAACCAAGAAAAATTGCTAAACATTTCTCAAAACAAGGAATTAAAGGTCCTCCTTATAATTTATTCATTGGAAATATGAAGGAATTGGTTGAAATGATGCTTAAAGCTTCTTCACAACCTATGGCTTTTTCTCATAATATTCTTCCTAGAGTTCTTCCTTTTTACCATAATTGGAAGAAAATTTATG GTGGAATGTACCTAATATGGTTCGGAACCACTCCAAGGTTAACTATATCGGACCCGGAATTAATTAGGGAGATTTTCTCGACTAATGCACACTCGTACGAAAAATACGAGTCGCACCCTCTTGTGCGAAAGCTCGAAGGGAACGGTCTAGTGTCCCTCAATGGAGACGATTGGGCTCATCGTCGAAAAATCATTTCACCCTTCTTCCACCTCGAAAACCTCAAA TTGATGATACCCATAATGGGGAAGAGTGTGGCCCATATGTTGGACAAATGGTCCTTAATGTCTAATTCAGGGAAGGTTGAGCTTGATGTCTCGGAATGGTTTCAAAATTTGACAGAAAAGGTTATTACAAGGACCATTTTTGGTAGTAGTTATGATATTGGCAAGAAAATCTACCAATTACAAGCTAAGCAAATCGTCTTCGCAGCCGAGTCCTTCCAAAAGGTCTTTGTTCCTGGTTACAG GTTCTTGCCAACAAAGAGAAACCGGACAACATGGAAACTAGATCGGGAAATTGAGGCGTCATTAAGGAGCTTGATTAATGATAGAAAGGAGAAATCAAAGTTGGTTAATAATGAGGAATATGATAGGGATTTATTAGAGGTGTTGATACAAGCAAGTATGGATTATGAAGAGAATAAATCAAGTACAAAAATAACAGAAAATGATATAGTTGAAGAATGTAAAAGTTTCTTTTTTGCGGGAAAACATACAACTTCAAACTTATTAACATGGACAACTATTCTCTTAGCAATGCACCCTCAATGGCAACAATTGGCACGTGAGGAAGTTCTTAGAGTGTGTGGAGCACGTGATATTCCTACTAAAGATGATGTTTCTAATCTAAAAACG TTGACAATGATTGTATACGAAGTGTTAAGACTATACACCCCGGTGGTAGCAACAATTCGACGTACCAAGAACGATGTGAATCTTGGAGGGCTCGATATCAAACAAGGCACAGAACTCTTAATCCCAATTATCGGTGTTCATCACGACCCTGAATTATGGGGTTCCGATGTGTTGGAATTCAATCCAACTCGTTTCTCTCAAGGCGCTTTTCGGGCCGCAACCCACCCGACCGCCTTCATGCCATTCGGTGTTGGAGGCCGTCAATGCGTCGGACAAAATCTAGCTTTGTTGCAAGCCAAACTAGCCATAGCTATGATTTTGCAACGCTTCACGTTCGATCTATCACCGAGTTACAAGCACGCTCCAACGATCCTTATGCTCCTATATCCACAACACGGTGCCCCGGTTATTTTTCGGAGCCTCTAA